ccAGAGAGCCAGCCGGCAGAATTcacaggaggaaaaagaaataaaagagtcGTGGGGAAAGGGTTGCCTGTAGGGTTGCCTCCAGCAAGGTGccgaaagagggaaagaaaggatgtCAGGTGAGTTAGGGGAATAGCAGCCCTCACCTATTTTGTATTCTGAACTTGGAATCTGGTATTTGGGTGTTTTTGATCCCGGATCTGGGTTTCAGAGAGGGGGGCGCATGAAAGAATCTAAGGTTGAGATGGGTCTTTGTGTCCtactccctccccctttccctctttGCTTTCTGAATCGTGAAGAAACGTCAGACGCTTTTAAAGTGTTACATCTAAAGTGAAATTgcacctctcctctctccctgggCAATGCTATCTCCCTTTCAGCCCTCCGAGTCAAATGAGTGACCCAGATACACCCCCTCAGATGACTTTCTGAGGTAAaactttgggaaaatatttttagccTGCTCATTATCTCTGTCTACCTAAGTGTGGGGAGAATAAGCCTCCTCAGAGGAGATCTGCTCAGGCTGCCCTCCCTCATCCTTTTCTGGAACATGAATTTGTACATCTGAGAGCTTTCCATTGTTTTTCAGTCCGACCGCTTTGATTCTCACcattttgttttacattcttACTCAAGACCAATTTTATCCCTTCCCCCTCGCTCCAGTCTCCTTACATTGTTAAACGTTTAAAATAATAGCACTCGTGTTGGTGGGGGAAGGGAGCAGGAAGCCaaaaaaactcatttcttctccctcccccttctgGCAAGTCTAGAGaaataatataacataatatatagATGTGATTCcttgaggtgggggtggggaatgatTGTGGGTGGTGCGGAAAATTCTGGTAGTTTCTTTGCAAAAGGTCTGAAAATACAAACCCACCCCCTGCGTGCAGTACGCATGTGCAGCAGACCTATTATGGAGGTTCgttgtgggggagggaggggaatttgagaaaaaataaatatatgtgtgagAGATTGATGGTGAGATTAGGAGAGAGGGGCGGGTGGGAGGCGAGGCTTTCGCGCAGGCTCCTCCCCCGGGCTTGAGCAGCCAggctccaccctccctccccgccTTCCCGAGATCTGAGCTGGGATGTGGGAGAGTCTGGGCTCCAGGCCAGCATTGAGTGGCTGCTGAGACAGAGGTTAGGACTTAGATTTGCTTTATTACCCTCCCTTGCCTCCCCTCGCCCGTTCTCCTTTGCCTTCCCCGCCGCGGACGTCCGTCCAAGTTCGGGAACCTCCTGctgcgcggggggggggggtagtgGAGTTCACAGGCTGTGCgggcccccacccccagctgggaGTGACCCAGGCCACTTTCCTGATCCTTCGCCAGTTGGCCTGCCCTTGCCACTGCCCCGGCAGCCTCCGTTTCCATGTTCGTGTTAACCCAAGTCCCTGGGGTTCAGGGGAGCCTGGCGTCCTCCTGACTTCCTACTACAGTTCCCCCTTCATCCCCCACCTCGGTTTTCACACCCTGGTCCTAGGCAGGCAGCCCCCTTTCACGTCCACAGCCAGTGCTAGAGTGTCCTCCTGGTTCAGCGCAAGAGGACACAGGTTGCCAGAGTTAGGAGAAAAAGTAGTGTGAAAGGAGGGAGGTGCCAGGAATTTGAGGGAATGGAAACCCAGGCCTCTGGTTGTTAATTGTGGCTAATTTTCCTTGCTGTTGAGGGAAAGAGGATTGTGTGTCCTAGAGCAAGGGTCTGGGCCAAACCCAGGCTTTCCCCTCCTGCAGCAGCTGCCTCTGCCTGGACAAGACAGGTCTGGCTGGTTAGTCTAGTGCTTAGGTGCCAGAGGCTAACAGGGGCCCAGTCTGTGTGGCATCAGTTTGTATGGCACATCGTCTTCCTGTTTAGGAGCAACACTGGCTCCCAAGCCTCAGCAGACTGGCAGGGGTCATGGAGTATAGGGTGGAGGAGACATCAGGGAAGAACCTGCCCAGGGCCACTTGACAGAGGCTTCTGGTGAGAGAGTCAGGGATCTTGACCTGCAGAAGCAGGTACAGGCTGACTCCTGGATTTGTGCCCGTGAGTGTGTGTACATTGGAGAACACAAATGCTGGGCATCTCTGTCTACCCATATCTTTGTTTCATTTGGACTCCTAGGTTGTCTGTATAGTGATGGATCAGGATGTCTGGAACAGAGAATAGAGGGGAAGAGTAAAATCAGGGGATAAAGGGTGCAGCCCCTGGGTTCTCAAGGGGAGCAAGAATATGGGAATAGATTTGGAAGCAGATTTCAAGTCATTAAGGGAATTCTGGAGATTTCCTCCTCTCTGGTTAGAATGCAGGCAGACACTATGATCCTGTGGGcaagaaatgaaaatgactgGCTGAGGATTTCTTTTCCTCTAGGACTATGTTGGGGTGACAAGATGCCGGTGATTATCCCAGGAAATGTAAATAGAGGCCTCCCTCTTGGCAAAAAGCATGTCAGCCCCCAGGGTGTTAGTGTGAGAACCCAGGTGTCCACCTTTGGCTCTCCCTTCTCAGCATCTGGCTTAGGGAGCTGCCAGCTTGTGTCTCCCCACTCCAAGTGCTGGGGTCAGGCCAGGCCAGCAGCTGGGCATGGCTTCCCCCAGTTCCTGGGCAGGATGCCAGCTGGCGAAGTgaggggaaggcaggaggagtCCTGGCGGCGACTGAAAGGACCTGCCACAGTCAGAGCCCGTGGCCTGGAGCCTGGTCCCTTGTTAgtaggaggggagagaagggagtggTTTGGCGTTCTTCCTTTCTGACCCCTGACCTCCCATTCAGAACCAGAGCATCCCAGAGTACTCAACACACTCTGTTTGCATCCAGTGAAAGGCAGCAAGGTTTGGAGGAGTTAATGCCCAGTTCCTAGAGAGTGGGACTGAGGCAGTGGGGAAGGGGGTGTGGAAGGGCCTTAGAGATTAGGAACCTAGAGGCTTATGTTTTCTGATGTTCTCTGCTCCAAAGATAAGGATGACATTCGGCTGCTGCCTTCAGCATTGGGTGTGAAGAAGAGAAAGCGAGGACccaagaaacagaaggaaaacaagCCAGGCAAACCCCGCAAACGCAAGAAACTTGTAAGTGACAGGGATTCCTAATTTTGTGGCAAGCCTCAGGGACCTTTCCCAgagaatcacattttcttttttcctgattatCCAGGTAGGGAGGTGTCCTGAAGTCAAGGAGGCTTGACCCCTTTCACACTCCCCCACACCCCATTACTTTGTATCTCTTGGATCTAGGACCCTAACCTCACTCTCTACAACCTGGTGAAGAGCCCGATAATTGTTGATGTGACTTGCCCTAACATCCAACAGAAGCAGTCTTGGAGGAAAACTGTATTGAGTTCAGACCCCTCTGTCTTCCTGGGCAATTTATTTagctccctgtgcctcagtttcttcatctgtaaagtggatcAATGAATCAGTTATTATACAATTGTTGTGGAGatggaaataaaatgtaatgtGCTAAGAACAGTTCTTGGCACATCGTAAGGatgaataaatgatatttttatttctctctctaggACAGTGAGGAAGAATTTGGCTCAGAGCGAGATGAGTACCGGGAGAAGTCAGAGAGTGGGGGTAGTGAATATGGAACTGGACCAGGTCGGAAAAGAAGACGGAAGCAccgagaaaaaaaggaaaagaagacaaagCGGAGGAAAAAGGGGGAGGGTGATGGGGGCCAAAAGGTGAGTAGGATTAGAGAGCAAGGGTGAGTAGTCAGCATTAGAGAGGCATATCTAACATCTGAGAAACAGGCATGAGCAGGAAGGGAATTCCCTGAGGCGTAGTCTGTGAGGGATAGGGTTGGACTAGAGAAGGGAGCAAGAAGCTGGTAGGTAAGTATTGAGGCATGTGTGGGGGCCCAGGAGAGAGCCCGGGGAGTGCCCACCTCACTGAAGTTCCCCCTACTCAGCAGGTGGAACAGAAGTCATCAGCAACTCTACTTCTGACCTGGGGCCTGGAGGATGTGGAGCATGTGTTCTCTGAGGAGGATTACCACACACTCACCAACTACAAAGCCTTCAGCCAGTTCATGAGGTGGGATGGAACTGGGAGTCCTCTTGAACAGACAATTTTAGGGAGGTCCTGAATCCCTCTGGAATTTGATCATTGCAAAGAAATTACTCTCCAGAGAAATTCTCAGCCCATGCTCACAAAATTTCACATCGTAATTTCAAGGCATTCTTGGACTCCTAAGTATCCCAGGATTCCAGTTAAGAATACTTCACTGAGGGGCGTGAGGGACAGAGATCATGATTCCAGTCCTAGGTTAGGGAACTGTCTAGCAACAGAATATAGTGAGTCTTTTCCTAGCCCAGCATTCCCATTTTCCCCTCTATGACTTCTTTAAACTCATTCTGGGAGATACCATCATTGTTTCAGAATTTCCCTTGGTCATTTATCGAGTCTCTGCATCTTCCTTAAGTCCCAGTAACAATGGAGAATGCTTTGCTGCCAGTGGGCCTAAGCTACAATGGCCTTCAAAGTATAGAATAGTCTTTTGGGGAAGGAGGCATTTTTAACAGAAATTATTATCCTGGAAGCAATTATGAGGTTCAGGCCCTGGTCTCATTTTGGGCAAGTAACTTAATTTATttgatcctcagtttcctcacctgtaaaataggaataataatggTTTTACTGACAGGAATCTGTGGATTTGATGGGATAGTGAGTACAAAGCCCAGTACATTTGGTATCTAGCCCCAGGATGTGTTAACTGATAGCTGTCTTTAGTAAAGTTTCACTTACCTTACTGCTAAAGATGGTGCTTTTGTTGTCACTCAGGGCCACATATGTCTTTACCAGAGCTTAACCACCCTATAGCAGAGCAGAACAATGTGGCCATCAGTGTTCCAGAAtttcctttgcttatttattaaaTCTTCATTTATCAGACTCCTTCCTACTGGAACCTTTTTTCAGGTTCCATGAGTTTAACTAGTATAATGCAGTGAATTATAGCAAGAATTAttgtgaaaatgaaatgagatgTTATATAAAAGTGTTTTAAACTGTGAAATAGTATACAGAAGTAAATCATTTGagtttatattattcttttttactttattctttttagcttctttttggctttgaaattttattttgcttttttcttactgtttttttaaacttcctttcacttatttattatttaaattgatttttttcttaatagattatatttttatcacCCAGAAATCCTACAGACTATTGATGAGGGAAGATGGCAGTATTCCTAGACCATCTGTGAAGGGTTTGAGTTCTGCTTCTATACTTACAGGCCCCTAATTGCTAAGAAGAATCCTAAGATCCCAATGTCTAAGATGATGACCATCCTTGGGGCCAAGTGGAGAGAGTTCAGCGCCAACAACCCCTTTAAGGGGTCAGCAGCTGCTGTGGctgcggcagcagcagcagcagcagcagctgtggCTGAGCAGGTGTCAGCTGCTGTCTCCTCAGCCACCCCCATAGCACCTTCTGGACCCCCTGCCCTTCCACCACCCCCTGCTGCTGATATCCAGCCCCCACCCATCCGAAGAGCCAAAACCAAAGAGGGCAAAGGTAGGAAATGCACTTATTCAACCACTGTCACTCCACCCTCCAAACTGCCTAGAACTCTTGCCTTCCCAGCCCCAGTTgctagaagaaaaacattttccagAAAGAGGGTCTTAGTGAAATCATAGCCCACAGAGTAATCCCCATGACCTTTGTTTACCAGGATGTGCTATGACTTCTGGTTTCTCTCTCCTCGTTTCTACCCTCATTCAGGTCCAGGCCATAAGAGGCGGAGTAAGAGCCCCCGAGTGCCTGATGGACGTAAGAAGCTTCGGGGAAAGAAGATGGCACCACTTAAAATCAAACTAGGGCTTCTTGGTGGCAAGAGGAAAAAGGGAGGCTCGGTGAGTGACCCCTTAGTTTCTGCTAAATACCTGGGCATCAAGGGCTAGGGTCCAGAGACAGGTCTACAAGGGAAGCTGGACCTGGGACCCCAAGGCCTGGGGAGGGGAGTGGAATTAAGTCTGCCTCACTGACAACCACCGGCAGTATGTTTTTCAGAGTGATGAGGGCCCTGAACCAGAGGCTGAGGAGTCAGACCTGGACAGTGGCAGTATCCACAGTGCTTCAGGCCGGCCTGATGGCCCTGTCCGCACCAAGAAACTAAAGAGAGGCCGgccaggaaggaaaaagaagaagggtAAGGGGTGCTTATTCTGTGTGAGTCTGTCATTCTGCCTTTTTCCCTCCttttgccatttttcttctttccaattttGACTTCTTACTCaactcttctgtgtgtgtgtgtgtgtgtgtgtgtgtgtctctctctctctccctccctccctcctccctggatacccttttttctctctcttgcttgtgctttctctctctctccccttgccTTCACTGGGGTATATGACAGTCCTGGGCTGTCCTGCAGTGGCCGGGGAGGAGGAGGTTGATGGCTACGAGACGGATCACCAGGATTACTGTGAGGTGTGCCAGCAGGGTGGGGAAATTATTCTGTGCGACACCTGCCCTCGTGCCTACCACCTCGTCTGCCTTGATCCTGAGCTTGACCGGGCTCCTGAGGGCAAATGGAGTTGCCCCCACTGTGTGAGTACCTCATGCCCCTAGGAACCCACCcacctctttttccttcttgttttcagTTATTCTTTTTCACCCCCAAATGCCTGGGCTCCTCAGTAATGGATGTCTCAGCATCCAGGATCCTAATTGGGTGCTTTCCCCCATCTCTTTGCCCCCATAGTCAAcatttttggaaattggggtgttcTATTCCTTAGTTTCCACCAGTCTTCTCTGCACTTCTAGGATTCAGGCATCCTGTTTTTGCCTCTATTCTCTAGTCTCACTCCTTAATCCTTTCCTTTATGTCTGTACTTGACCTTCTAGGAGAAGGAGGGGGTACAGTGGGAGGCcaaggaggaagatgaagaatatgaagaggagggagaggaggaaggggagaaggaggaagaggatgatcACATGGAGTACTGCCGTGTGTGCAAGGATGGTGGGGAGCTCCTGTGCTGTGACGCTTGCATATCCTCCTACCACATCCACTGCCTGAACCCTCCCCTGCCTGACATCCCCAATGGTGAATGGCTGTGTCCCCGATGCACAGTGAGTAGAACCACCTTCTTGGCATTTACCATGAGGCCTGACCCCTTTGTCCCTCTCTGGGGCCCAGATGTTTAGGTCTTCCTttctctgccccctccccttctGGCACCTTTCTTCTCCTAACAAGGGGttctttctgcctttcttctttctcatgtgTGTCCAACTTGAAGTGTCCAGTGCTGAAGGGTCGTGTGCAGAAGATCCTGCATTGGCGATGGGGGGAGCCACCTGTGGCAGTGCCAGCCCCTCAACAGGCAGATGGGAATCCAGATGTACCACCCCCCCGCCCTCTTCAAGGCAGATCTGAGCGAGAATTTTTTGTCAAGTGGGTAGGACTATCCTACTGGCACTGTTCCTGGGCCAAGGAGCTTCAGGTACAAGAGCCTTTCTTTTGCCCCTCTTCTGGGAccttgattattgccattctacTCTGGTCttccatttcctttgttttctttcattttaggcTTCTGTTCTCATATCTTTGCAACTTCCATGGTTTTCATAGGTTTCCagtcttctttctcttcattttcattaGCTTTCTTTCCTTAGAGATAAAATAGCCTTTCTTCActttatttaatttcatgttttatcAATCTCCacgattttgtgtgtgtgtgtgtgtgtgtgtgtgtgtgtgtgtgtgtgtgtgtgtgtgtgttggattcaaacccagggcctggcaaaggctaggcaagctctctacccctgagctatactaGCCCATCCACACTCTTAATAACCATATTCTCTGCCTGTGTTTTGCTCTTCCTGGCCCCACCCAGGCCCTGTCTTCTGACTATTCCAtctgttcattttatttgttctccTGCTTTGGCATTGGCTTTTTTTTGCTCATCTATTCTCTTTTAAAGTCATTCTCTTCTCCCAGCAGGCCTTTTCTCTGTCACCCTTCGTCCTCTCTGGATGTTGGAactatctcttctctttctctctgtgcaTCAGCTGGAAATCTTCCACTTGGTAATGTACCGAAACTACCAACGGAAGAACGACATGGATGAGCCTCCGCCCCTGGATTATGGCTCTGGTGAGGATGATGGGAAGAGTGACAAGCGCAAGGTGAAAGATCCACACTATGCAGAGATGGAGGAGAAGTACTATCGTTTCGGCATCAAGCCAGAGTGGATGACTGTCCATCGAATCATCAACCACAGGTGAGTCCTTGGTCTGTGGGAAGGCCAATCTGGGATATGATACTGTTCTTACTGTGGAGATGATCTTGTGTTAATGTCTGTTAATAGACTAAGTGACTGAATGAAACTTGATTACTCCTGCTAAAGCTCTAGCCTTCTGGCCTAGCTTCCTCTATGGGGTAGGAGAACCCAGGAGGAAAGTCCAGCCCAGCATTTGTCTTTGCTGTCACTAATTTCCCAATAGCATAAGAGATTCCCACATGGGTCTGGGAATGGGGGCAAGAAAATGAAACACGAGAAGCACAGTTCAtccagattctttttttcttcatagtatTTATTACTGCCTAATGTTATGTTATATATTCATTGCTGCCTTCCCAGTAGAATGTGAGCTCTCTGATAGGGtcatttgtctgttttgttcactgctggATCTAGTAcctggaacagtgcctggcacatagtagatgctcagtaaatactaATTGGAAGAATGAAGGTTGGAGGATTCTTCAGGAATATTTTGTGAAAGTTGATATTTACCTGCCATCCTAAAAGATTAGGATAGTACTTAAATCATTCTGAATTCCCTTCCTTTGGCCTGCCATTGAGGGTGAGGTGACAAATGCTTCATGTCTGTTGATACTTGTGTTTATCAGGACTTCTTGCTCTTTGtgattattttcttcctcctgttACACAGTGTGGATAAAAAAGGGAATTACCACTATCTTGTGAAATGGAGGGACTTGCCCTATGACCAGTCCACATGGGAAGAAGACGAAATGAACATTCCTGAATATGAAGACCATAAGCAAAGTTACTGGAGACATCGGTGAGGGAACCAGGTCATGGATTAGAGGGAGAGTAAGGATGGCACCTGAAAGCTAAATGAGGATGAAGTAGAGACACAGCCAAGCTAGAGTTTAGGGAAGTGGCCACCTGGGCTGGGTTGTTTGGGTGGGGTCAGAAAACAGCCAGTACAAGTAACAGAAATAAGATCTGTCCTGAGCAATAGGTAAGAAGTTGCTTGGGAGTGGAGAAGGTTAGCTTTCAGGGTGAAGTATAAAAAGTGATGGTATAGagactgggagaaaaaaatacaagaaaatctaGGTTACGAACAGTGGGTTCAGGAAAATGGGAGGGGTTTCAAGGACTAGGCCTCACTCAGACATATTCTTTTCCCAGAGAACTTATTATGGGGGAGGACCCTGCCCAACCCCGCAAgtataagaagaagaagaaggaactGCAGGGTGACGGGCCTCCCAATTCTCCTACTAATGATGTAAGTTCTCTTAGCTGGCCTTTCTCTTTTCTGGAGCCATGGTGATTGAAGTTTTTCATGGGACTCTTGACACAGCTTCCCAGGGTTTTAGCAACTTCTTTGAATAGTAGCTCTTCTCTCGGTGTTCAGCATTGTCTTGAGAGAGGCTAGGAATTTTGGCATAAGAGTGAGAGCTACTATAGATAGCAGCCCAGTAGGGCTCTTGTACCATCTAGCCTTTCCTCATGGTGCTGCTGCATGTTGTTTTAAGGAGTGAAGAGAGGAATTAAAGATTAGAACTTTGATAAGTTCAGGACATAACAGAGAGAATTATAATCCAACTTGATACTGGTgccagagagggaggggaagaccAAGACCAGAGGAGCCCTGACTATTCCCTTGAGCTTTCTGACTTCTTGACTCTACAGCCTACAGTGAAATATGAGACTCAGCCACGGTTTATCACAGCTACTGGAGGAACACTGCACATGTACCAGCTGGAAGGGCTGAATTGGCTACGTTTTTCATGGGCCCAGGGCACCGACACAATTCTGGCTGATGAGATGGGGCTGGGAAAGACCATTCAAACCATCGTCTTCCTCTACTCACTCTATAAGGAGGTGCTACATTCTAGGCCTCTAAGTGGGCAACTGGGCTAAGACCTAGTTTAgaatagggaagaggggtggaggATGGACTTACATAGCAGATAGCAGGTTGGGTTGTATACCCTGGAGCCTAGACTAATGTGCTCCCCACCCTTGACTCCTAGGGCCACACAAAAGGTCCCTTCCTGGTCAGTGCCCCACTTTCTACCATCATTAACTGGGAGCGGGAGTTCCAGATGTGGGCACCCAAGTTCTACGTGGTGACATACACGGGTGACAAGGACAGCCGGGCTATCATTCGTGAGAATGAGTTCTCTTTTGAGGACAATGCCATCAAAGGCGGCAAGAAAGCTTTTAAGATGAAGGTAAGCCCCTTTACCTCACATCTCTTATGACCCTCAGATCTGTCATTTCTATACCTCAACCAGTAATTTAGTTCCTGTATTctccatttgcatttctctatccTTTCTTCCACCTATTCTCATGCCTCTGACCCCCATGGATCTGTGTGCTGGACTGGTGGGTAAAAGTTTAGGGATCATATTCAGTGACCTCTGCTTGGGGTCCCAAGTTGGAGCACAGAATATCTGAGTAAAGAATGAGGGCTGGAGGTATAGGTGCATGGATATCAAGTGGCAGCTGAACATGCAGTGGTTGTGTTGGCAGAGGGAGGCACAGGTGAAATTCCACGTTCTCCTGACATCATATGAGCTGATCACCATTGATCAGGCAGCTCTTGGCTCCATCCGCTGGGCCTGTCTTGTGGTGGATGAAGCCCATCGACTCAAGAACAACCAGTCCAAGGTGAGTGAGAGTCCCAGACCTGAGAAATTTGAGACTGTGGATTCCAACTTGCCTTggtctttgaaaacaaaatgaaacaaataaaaaacaagttcTGGGAGGTAGAGTTCCTGGGAACTTCTCAGGGAAAGTCTTGCCTAGAGGAGGGAGAAGACTAAGGATTTGtcctctctgattttttttttcttttttctttttatgtcctCTGATTTTTGAGGGAAACAGGAGTTGGGGGAAGGGAACAGTCAATGTGGTGGATCAAACATTTGTCACTGATTAGCCTTTTCTCCTGCCTGTTTTTGCCccattttctagtttttcagGGTCCTCAATGGCTATAAGATAGATCACAAGTTGCTACTGACAGGAACCCCACTGCAGAATAATCTGGAGGAACTCTTTCATCTGCTAAACTTCCTCACCCCAGAGAGGTTTAAGTAAGTTGCTCACTAAGGGTAGTCTGCATAGAGAAAGCCACAGAGGCTCAGGAACTGGTAGAGAATGAATCTTGGATGGAGATTGGAGAATAAAGCCTGAGATTGGGGTCAAAGAATTTGACAGTTGTTCATTTCCTTATTTCCTCCTGTCTattagcaacttggaaggcttcctggaggagttCGCTGACATATCCAAAGAGGACCAGATTAAGAAACTGCATGATTTGCTGGGACCTCACATGTTGCGGAGGCTCAAAGCAGATGTCTTTAAGAACATGCCAGCCAAGACAGAACTCATCGTTCGAGTGGAGCTGAGCCCCATGCAGAAGTGAGACATAAAGCAGGCTACTGGGGGTTGGGGATTTGGTGGTAGCTTTCCAGGAGTTAATGACCAAATACAATATCATAATTGCTTCCTCTATATATCTCCTCTATGCCCCTGACCTGGTCTTTAGGAAATACTACAAATACATCCTGACTCGAAATTTTGAGGCCTTGAATTCACGAGGCGGTGGGAACCAAGTGTCACTGCTTAACATCATGATGGATCTTAAGAAGTGCTGCAATCACCCATACCTCTTTCCTGTGGCTGCTATGGTAGATACAAAGAGCAGGGAACTGATAAAATGGCTAATACTCTGAAAACCTGGGAGAGACCATATTGCATGAGGGTGGAACTAGACCAGAAGGCCAAAGAATTGATTCTTGAGGAGTAGGAATTTGAAAGGTGGGGTAGATTTGGGTTTCTGGCTTTCCAGGCACACTAAGGATAAGGAGGCATGTTTCCTGaccctttcttccttttgcttcctATTCAGGAGTCCCCAAAACTTCCCAGTGGGGCTTATGAGGGTGGAGCACTTATTAAATCATCAGGGAAGCTCATGTTACTGCAGAAGATGCTGCGGAAGCTGAAAGAACAAGGACACAGAGTGCTCATCTTCTCGCAGGTGACCCATCCCCTCTGTTCTGTTTCTGCTTTCTGTTCCTCCCTTCTAGCCAGACCTTAATTCTTGATGTCTTTTCTATGACTGCTATGGTGTGATGGATTAGGAGATTCTACCCATAAGAGTGCCTAGCACAGCTACTTCATTCCTGGCTTCTGGTCCATGTTCCTAAGGCTTTTGGAAGTTAGAGTCCAGCTCCTGTTTAGCTGGTTAGGGGCAGGGTGCGGTGGAGCCATCTGCCTCTAGGAGGCCTCTGGAACTAGTGCTATTTCCTAACCTTCTTGATAGGTGGGGTCAAGGAACAAAGACCTTTTAGAAGTCCTATGAAAGCTACACTTCTGCTCTCCAGAAAACTGCACATACAGTTATATCATTTTTGTACAGATTTTTAGAAATCTTATGAAccctgtgttttttttctttttttttggtaccagagattgaacccagggacattctaccactgagccacaccccagccctatttcgtattttatttagagacagggtctcattgagttgcttagcacctcactattgctgaggctggcttttaactcacaatcctcctgtctcagcctcctgagttgctgggattataggtgtgtgccaccacatccagctttaTGTACCCTTTTCTTAGGTCTCAGGGAACCTGTCTTAGTAGAAATGGTCTTTAATCAAGAGAATATGGCAAGAATGCAGAATAGTGAGCAGCTGGGAATAGGAGGAGGAAATACACTCGGTATGCTTAAGACAGGGCAGGAGTTCAGGTGTAAAGCTTGGGGTCAAATTTGAGTAAAGGGATAGTTTGAAGAGACTGGCCCATTCCACCGCCTTGGTATTTCAGACTCCTTCCTTTTCCCTTGCTGTAGATGACCAAAATGTTAGACTTGCTAGAAGACTTCTTAGACTACGAAGGCTACAAATATGAGCGCATTGATGGTGGTATCACTGGTGCCCTGAGGCAGGAAGCCATTGATCGATTCAATGGTAAGAGGGAGATCCCTTAGTTGCTGGTGGGTGTGTAAGGCCTGAGAAACCTGTGCCAGGTCCCTGGGACAAAAGGGGAGCTGGTACAGGGGGATATTGGACACTTAGGTTTTGAGTTGGAGTCATAGTCATTTGTAGTCAAGGAACATCTACAGCAGGTGGACAGAATACTGGGTACAGGAAAAACCTAGCCTCCTAATTCTCACCTCCTAGCTCCTGGGGCCCAACAGTTCTGCTTCCTCCTGTCTACCCGAGCTGGGGGCCTAGGCATCAATCTGGCGACTGCTGACACTGTTATCATCTTTGATTCTGACTGGAACCCCCACAATGACATCCAGGTGGGAACTTGCATCCTGGAGCCCCTGTGCCATTCAACAAGGAGATGT
This window of the Ictidomys tridecemlineatus isolate mIctTri1 chromosome 3, mIctTri1.hap1, whole genome shotgun sequence genome carries:
- the Chd3 gene encoding chromodomain-helicase-DNA-binding protein 3 isoform X11: MASPLRDEEEEEEEMVVSEEEEEEEEEGDEEEEEVEAADEDDEEEDDEGVLGRGPGHDRGRDRHSPPGCHLFPPPPPPPPLPPPPPPPPPDKDDIRLLPSALGVKKRKRGPKKQKENKPGKPRKRKKLDSEEEFGSERDEYREKSESGGSEYGTGPGRKRRRKHREKKEKKTKRRKKGEGDGGQKQVEQKSSATLLLTWGLEDVEHVFSEEDYHTLTNYKAFSQFMRPLIAKKNPKIPMSKMMTILGAKWREFSANNPFKGSAAAVAAAAAAAAAAVAEQVSAAVSSATPIAPSGPPALPPPPAADIQPPPIRRAKTKEGKGPGHKRRSKSPRVPDGRKKLRGKKMAPLKIKLGLLGGKRKKGGSYVFQSDEGPEPEAEESDLDSGSIHSASGRPDGPVRTKKLKRGRPGRKKKKVLGCPAVAGEEEVDGYETDHQDYCEVCQQGGEIILCDTCPRAYHLVCLDPELDRAPEGKWSCPHCEKEGVQWEAKEEDEEYEEEGEEEGEKEEEDDHMEYCRVCKDGGELLCCDACISSYHIHCLNPPLPDIPNGEWLCPRCTCPVLKGRVQKILHWRWGEPPVAVPAPQQADGNPDVPPPRPLQGRSEREFFVKWVGLSYWHCSWAKELQLEIFHLVMYRNYQRKNDMDEPPPLDYGSGEDDGKSDKRKVKDPHYAEMEEKYYRFGIKPEWMTVHRIINHSVDKKGNYHYLVKWRDLPYDQSTWEEDEMNIPEYEDHKQSYWRHRELIMGEDPAQPRKYKKKKKELQGDGPPNSPTNDPTVKYETQPRFITATGGTLHMYQLEGLNWLRFSWAQGTDTILADEMGLGKTIQTIVFLYSLYKEGHTKGPFLVSAPLSTIINWEREFQMWAPKFYVVTYTGDKDSRAIIRENEFSFEDNAIKGGKKAFKMKREAQVKFHVLLTSYELITIDQAALGSIRWACLVVDEAHRLKNNQSKFFRVLNGYKIDHKLLLTGTPLQNNLEELFHLLNFLTPERFNNLEGFLEEFADISKEDQIKKLHDLLGPHMLRRLKADVFKNMPAKTELIVRVELSPMQKKYYKYILTRNFEALNSRGGGNQVSLLNIMMDLKKCCNHPYLFPVAAMESPKLPSGAYEGGALIKSSGKLMLLQKMLRKLKEQGHRVLIFSQMTKMLDLLEDFLDYEGYKYERIDGGITGALRQEAIDRFNAPGAQQFCFLLSTRAGGLGINLATADTVIIFDSDWNPHNDIQAFSRAHRIGQANKVMIYRFVTRASVEERITQVAKRKMMLTHLVVRPGLGSKAGSMSKQELDDILKFGTEELFKDENEGENKEEDSSVIHYDNEAIARLLDRNQDATEDTDVQNMNEYLSSFKVAQYVVREEDKIEEIEREIIKQEENVDPDYWEKLLRHHYEQQQEDLARNLGKGKRVRKQVNYNDAAQEDQDNQSEYSVGSEEEDEDFDERPEGRRQSKRQLRNEKDKPLPPLLARVGGNIEVLGFNTRQRKAFLNAVMRWGMPPQDAFTTQWLVRDLRGKTEKEFKAYVSLFMRHLCEPGADGSETFADGVPREGLSRQQVLTRIGVMSLVKKKVQEFEHINGRWSMPELMPDPSADSKRSSRASSPTKTSPTTPEASATNSPCTSKPATPAPSEKGDGIRTPLDKEEAGNQEEKPEKNSKIGEKMETETDAPSPAPSLGERLEPRKIPLEDEVPVPGEMEPEPGYRGDRDKSATESTPGERGEEKPLDGQEHRERPEGETGDLGKRAEDIKGDRELRPGPHEPRSNGRREEKVEKPRFMFNIADGGFTELHTLWQNEERAAISSGKLNEIWHRRHDYWLLAGIVLHGYARWQDIQNDAQFAIINEPFKTEANKGNFLEMKNKFLARRFKLLEQALVIEEQLRRAAYLNLSQEPAHPAMALHARFAEAECLAESHQHLSKESLAGNKPANAVLHKGLPPGSLRHTSGVRGGLQRRTRRGPGCRRRQLQPDACRVLHHSRHQRPSSAGEEGEGNGGGTGVRRAGSEGAQSRGGDLYRRLTGSQACPSPRPRPRGRPPAQALGPAASSPSSPPLGPPLG